The following is a genomic window from candidate division WOR-3 bacterium.
GTAATAAAAATTGTATCCATTCCTATTTCCCAAAATCAAATTTTTGCTTGATTTTTGTGAAAAGATGGATATAATTTGTCGATGTTTTTCGCCATTATTTTCCTCATGCAAATTGATACAATTTCCCTGCAGGAAGCAATTGATATTGCTTTAAACCGGAGCCCCACGTACCTGGAATCCCAAGCGACACTGGCAAAGACTAAGATTCAATTTTTAAGGGCTCTTTCTTATCTTTTGCCCACTAATTCTACAACCGGTTCTTGGACTGAGAGTGAATATCAAAAAATCCAAAGCACTTACTACGCTGGATCAATCAATTTTACTTTTCCTCTCTTTGATCTTGATGTAATAAGCGCAATATTTACTGCTCATGGACAAAAGCAAGGAGCAACCATTAAATATCAGCAAGATGTCGGCAATTTGGTGCTTAATATCAAAAAAGCATATTACAATATCATTACTGCTAATGAGTTAGTAAAGGCTGCAGATAAAGCAATGCTAAGGGCATTAGAGAATAAAAAACTTGCGGAGATAAAATACAAACTGGGTTCAGCATCGAGATTGGAGTTGCTTCAGGCCGAGGTTTTCTATTTTCAAACCTTGCAGAATAATTCACGGGCCAAGGCTTTTGAAGCACAAGCGCAGCAGGAATTAAAGGCACTGTTAAACATTGACCGAGATATCTACCCGACGGATACTTTTGTTACCCCGGATACATTTGTATTACCCGATCTGGATTCGCTAAAAAAGCTCCTTCAGACTGTCAATTGGAACATCCGATTGGCAAAGCAAATGTATAACTTATCACGAACAAACCTTTGGTTTGCGATATTAGCATTTCTACCAAAAATTTCGCTATTTTATGGCTATAATACCAAAGTGGATTCGTTTTCTCTGGATTTTGATTATCTGGAAAGGAATACAACAAAGAATTATGGAGTGAATATCAGTTTCCCGATTTTTGAGATTAAATCTTTGATTTTTAACTATCTGGAAGCAAAAAAGGATTTGCAGATAAAAAAATTCAATTTAGAGAAAACTACCCTTGAGTCCGAGAAAGCACTGCTTACGAGCTATTATGGTTTTCAGGAAGCGATTGACAAGTTAAGATTCTCACGCAAAAGCCTGGAAGTGGCAAGTGAGGCAAGCGCAATTGCCTATGAGCAGTACAATTTAGGGGTAATTTCTTTTTTGGATTTATTAAAAACAGAAGAGGATTATTACAATGCGCGGGTTAATTATCTTCAAGCACTTAATGATTATTATCTGCAGCAGGCAAATTTTTCTTATTTATTGGGAATGATCACTTTGGGGGCACAATGAAGAAAATATTTATTATTGGTGGGATAGTAATCATCTTTATATTGATTGTTATTCTCAATCTCCGTTCGGGTACCGCGGGTGAGAAGGTGGAGGTGGTGGTGGCAAAAAAAGGCGAAATTATCTCCAAGGTGAGTGCCGACGGAGAGTTAAAGGCAAAGGTCCAGGTTGATATTTCGGCGGAGACGATCGGTCGGATAAAGCGCATTTATTATAAAGAAGGTGACTTTGTAAAAAAGGGTAGTTTGTTGATTGAATTAGACGACATCCAGGCCCGAGCAAATTATAAGTTAGCCGAGGTGCGACTGAGACAGGCGGAGCAGGTTTTCCAGCGGAGTAAAAGCCTTTACGAAAAAGGTTTGATCAGTAAAGAGAACTTTGAAAATGTTGAGTTGAATTACGAATCTGCCCGGGCAACTTATGAGCAGGCATTGGATACCTATAAAAAGACCAAAATTTATGCTCCTATTGCCGGAAAGATTATGAAATTAAATATTGAAGAGGGTGAAACCGCCGTGATGGGAACACTGAATTATCCCGGGACCGTTCTGGCAACGATTGCCGATATGTCCAAAATGATTGCGGTGGTAAAGATTGATGAAACCGAGATCCCTCAAGTTAAATTAGGTCAGGAAGCCGAAGTAATTCCAGATGCTTTGCCGGATTCGGTTTTTGAAGGAAAAGTAATTAAAGTGGGATTGATGCCTATTACTTCAATCGCAACAAGCACGGAAAAGATAACTGATTTTGAAGTGGAGATAGAGCTTGTTGATTTTTCAGAGAGTTTACGCCCCGGAATGAATGTGAAGGCGGAAATAGTAACCGGCAAAAAGAGCGAGGTAATAATTGTTCCAATCCAAGCAGTAGGCAAAAGAAAGATAAAAGATAAGCTGACCGAATCAATATTTGTGGTTGCAAATAAGAAGGCTATTCTCAAAGAAGTCCAAACCGGCTTGTCAAGTGATAAGGAAATCGAGATAATCTCCGGTATTAACGAAGGAGATACGATTGTCGTGGGACCTTACCGGGTGCTTTCAAAGTTAAAGGAAGGAACAAAGGTGGACTTCAAAGAGACAGAATTGGAAAAATGAGAAAAGAAAACTCCCACCTATTCATCAGGGGTGTCTGGCACTATCCATTTGACTCTTATGCTCCTCTGTCGTGCAGTAAATATCTATAAAGTATATAATCTGGGCAAGGTTGAGGTTGTAGCCTTGCGGGGGATAAGCTTGGAGATTGCAGTGAATGAATATATTTCCATAATGGGTCCTTCCGGCTCCGGGAAATCAACATTGATGCATATTCTGGGTTGTCTGGATACACCCACTCGAGGCGAATATTACTTTGCCGACAAAAAGGTTTCGGATTATACTGATGCCGAATTGGCGAAGATTCGGAATCGGTTTATCGGCTTTGTTTTTCAAAATTTTAATCTCATACCCCGGCTTTCCGCTATAGAAAATGTTGCCCTGCCTTTGGTTTATGCTGGAGTCAAAAAAAGGGAACGCACAGAACGCGCCGCAGCGATTTTGGAAAAAGTGGGACTTGCCGACCGAATGAACCACCGACCGAATGAATTATCGGGCGGTGAATGTCAACGCGTGGCAATCGCCCGGGCATTAATCAATAATCCTAAAATCCTCTTCGCGGATGAACCAACCGGTAATCTTGACACCAGGACGGGAAAAGAAATTATGGAGCTATTTGATGAGTTGCACAAAGAGGGACATACCGTGGTGTTAGTCACCCATGATCCGAACATTGCTCAGCACGCGCAGAGGATTCTCAAAATTATTGATGGGAAGATCATTCCCGAATAAGCTATGAGGGACATTTTTGACATCGCATTGCAGACCTTTAAAGCACATAAACTCCGTTCTTTTCTCACAGCGCTGGGTATTATCATCGGAGTAACGACCGTTATTGTAATTCTCTCTCTCATTGAAGGACTGAATCAATCAGTGGCAAAACAGATAAGGTCAATTGGCTCAGATTTGATATTTGTTACCAAGTATTCAATGGTCCAGATGGGGCCAGCTAATATTGAAGAGATCGCTCAGCGCCCGGATTTGACCCCGGAGGATGCCCTGGCTATTAAACAATTACCCTCGGTGGAGACAGCAATCCCCACAATTGAGCAGAACTTTACCAAATTAAAGTATCGGGATAAAGAGATTGCCAGAACTTCCATTGAGGGTTCAAGTGAAGATTTTTCTAAATCGCACAATTACATTGTCGAGGTGGGACGTGATATTAATGCAGAAGATATTTTATATAAAAGAAATGTGGGAATCATTGGTGCTTATGTGGCGAAAAATCTTTTTGGTGATGAATCACCCATTGGTAAGGATTTAAATATTGGGGCACACCGCATTAGGATTATTGGTGTATACAAAGAAAAAGGTTCATTTCTTGGGCAGAGTATGGACAATCTTATCGTTATCCCATATTCATTTTATGAAAAAATCTTTCCCCGGCGTAGAACAACCTTATTTGAGAAGGCTTTCGGCGGATATACAATAAGTGTCGTGCCGAAACCCAAAAAAGTGGAGGAGGCAATGGATGAAATAAGGGAATTGATGCGGCGCCGGCATGGATTGCGTCTTGATCAACCCGATGATTTTGAATTAGGAACCCAGCAAATGTTATTTGAATTATATCAGAATATAACCCGGGTAGGTTTTGTAGCGATTGTTGCGATCGCAGTGATCTCACTGATCGTGGGCGGAATCGGGATAATGAACATCATGTTGGTCTCCGTCGCCGAAAGAACAAGAGAGATCGGCATCCGCAAGGCTGTGGGCGCTTCTAATCAGCATATTTTATTTCAGTTTCTTGCTGAATCATCGGCCCTGGCCCTTGTTGGAGGTATTATTGGTATTTTTCTGGGTGTGCTCCTTGCCTGGTTGATTTCCATTGTTTCGCCGCTTAAAGCCGCGGTTAGTCTGTGGATGATTCTTTTAGGATTTGGATTTTCCTCGGGAGTAGGAATCTTCTTTGGTATGTACCCGGCGCGTAAGGCCGCAGCTCTCAATCCCATTGAGGCATTGCGCTATGAATGAAAAAGACAAAATCAAAGGGAGTTTTCGTAAACAATACCCTTCTGAGACCACACCCCAGGATATAAATTGACTAACAGCAATTTCTGATTATAATTAACCGATGCGAGAGATATATTACGATGAGCTAACTGGTGTCTATAACCGGCGTTTTCTTTATCACTGGGTAGATAATGAAATAAAAAGGGCAAACCGGTTTGCCACTAAGTTTGGTATTATTGTTATTGATCTTGATAATTTTCGAGATATCAACAATAATTATGGACATCTGGAGGGGGATAGAATTTTGATCGAGTTCAGCAATTTTTTAAAAAATACAGTCCGCGAGGTGGACAATGTAGTCAGATATGGCGGTGACGAGTTTGTGGTGCTTGTTCCTAACACTGATGCCCGCGGTCTTTTTGAATTAGCACAAAGAATTTTGGCTAAT
Proteins encoded in this region:
- a CDS encoding TolC family protein — translated: MFFAIIFLMQIDTISLQEAIDIALNRSPTYLESQATLAKTKIQFLRALSYLLPTNSTTGSWTESEYQKIQSTYYAGSINFTFPLFDLDVISAIFTAHGQKQGATIKYQQDVGNLVLNIKKAYYNIITANELVKAADKAMLRALENKKLAEIKYKLGSASRLELLQAEVFYFQTLQNNSRAKAFEAQAQQELKALLNIDRDIYPTDTFVTPDTFVLPDLDSLKKLLQTVNWNIRLAKQMYNLSRTNLWFAILAFLPKISLFYGYNTKVDSFSLDFDYLERNTTKNYGVNISFPIFEIKSLIFNYLEAKKDLQIKKFNLEKTTLESEKALLTSYYGFQEAIDKLRFSRKSLEVASEASAIAYEQYNLGVISFLDLLKTEEDYYNARVNYLQALNDYYLQQANFSYLLGMITLGAQ
- a CDS encoding efflux RND transporter periplasmic adaptor subunit, translated to MKKIFIIGGIVIIFILIVILNLRSGTAGEKVEVVVAKKGEIISKVSADGELKAKVQVDISAETIGRIKRIYYKEGDFVKKGSLLIELDDIQARANYKLAEVRLRQAEQVFQRSKSLYEKGLISKENFENVELNYESARATYEQALDTYKKTKIYAPIAGKIMKLNIEEGETAVMGTLNYPGTVLATIADMSKMIAVVKIDETEIPQVKLGQEAEVIPDALPDSVFEGKVIKVGLMPITSIATSTEKITDFEVEIELVDFSESLRPGMNVKAEIVTGKKSEVIIVPIQAVGKRKIKDKLTESIFVVANKKAILKEVQTGLSSDKEIEIISGINEGDTIVVGPYRVLSKLKEGTKVDFKETELEK
- a CDS encoding ABC transporter ATP-binding protein codes for the protein MLLCRAVNIYKVYNLGKVEVVALRGISLEIAVNEYISIMGPSGSGKSTLMHILGCLDTPTRGEYYFADKKVSDYTDAELAKIRNRFIGFVFQNFNLIPRLSAIENVALPLVYAGVKKRERTERAAAILEKVGLADRMNHRPNELSGGECQRVAIARALINNPKILFADEPTGNLDTRTGKEIMELFDELHKEGHTVVLVTHDPNIAQHAQRILKIIDGKIIPE
- a CDS encoding ABC transporter permease, with the translated sequence MRDIFDIALQTFKAHKLRSFLTALGIIIGVTTVIVILSLIEGLNQSVAKQIRSIGSDLIFVTKYSMVQMGPANIEEIAQRPDLTPEDALAIKQLPSVETAIPTIEQNFTKLKYRDKEIARTSIEGSSEDFSKSHNYIVEVGRDINAEDILYKRNVGIIGAYVAKNLFGDESPIGKDLNIGAHRIRIIGVYKEKGSFLGQSMDNLIVIPYSFYEKIFPRRRTTLFEKAFGGYTISVVPKPKKVEEAMDEIRELMRRRHGLRLDQPDDFELGTQQMLFELYQNITRVGFVAIVAIAVISLIVGGIGIMNIMLVSVAERTREIGIRKAVGASNQHILFQFLAESSALALVGGIIGIFLGVLLAWLISIVSPLKAAVSLWMILLGFGFSSGVGIFFGMYPARKAAALNPIEALRYE